A region from the Inhella inkyongensis genome encodes:
- a CDS encoding TetR/AcrR family transcriptional regulator → MAPPKKPRRTAERILEVTLDLFNRFGEPNVSTTLISAELSISPGNLYYHYPAKDELINALFLRFDAELADLLLAADNVRNVEDAWFFFHTLYELIWKHRFLYRDLNDLLSKNRKLETHFQTVLARKQEAMRGVLAGLKIGGALKMDPREAAAVGASMVVLLSYWLSYEYVKDPRHALEPERAGSALMRGAFHVLSLLMPYLEPESREHLFKLAGNYQS, encoded by the coding sequence ATGGCCCCACCCAAGAAGCCCCGTCGCACGGCCGAGCGCATCCTCGAGGTGACGCTGGATCTGTTCAACCGCTTTGGCGAGCCTAATGTCTCGACCACGCTGATCTCGGCCGAGCTGAGCATCAGCCCGGGCAACCTTTACTACCACTACCCGGCCAAGGACGAGCTCATCAATGCGCTCTTCCTGCGCTTCGACGCCGAACTGGCCGACCTGCTGCTGGCGGCCGACAACGTGCGCAATGTCGAGGACGCCTGGTTCTTCTTCCACACGCTCTACGAGCTGATCTGGAAGCACCGTTTCCTATACCGCGACCTCAACGACTTGCTGAGCAAGAACCGCAAGCTGGAAACGCACTTCCAGACCGTGCTGGCGCGCAAGCAGGAAGCCATGCGCGGCGTATTGGCGGGGCTCAAGATCGGCGGCGCGCTGAAGATGGACCCGCGCGAGGCCGCCGCAGTGGGTGCCAGCATGGTGGTGCTCTTGAGCTACTGGCTGAGCTATGAGTACGTGAAGGACCCGCGCCACGCGCTGGAGCCCGAGCGTGCCGGCAGCGCCCTGATGCGCGGTGCCTTCCATGTGCTGAGCCTGTTGATGCCCTATCTCGAGCCCGAATCCCGCGAGCACCTCTTCAAGCTCGCCGGCAATTACCAAAGTTAA